The following coding sequences lie in one Azospirillum humicireducens genomic window:
- a CDS encoding ABC transporter ATP-binding protein, translating to MTSADPLDARETTVSRRGPEQSAASVVVEARKLSLVYPTADKPVMALSEVDLSIAKGDFVSLIGPSGCGKTTLLRVIADLERPTSGHIAIEGMTPEQARLKRLYGYVFQAPALYPWRTVERNVMLPLEIMGIAGAERRARAREQLERVGLVGFERKFPWQLSGGMQQRVSIARALALQPDLLLMDEPFGALDEITRDHLNLHLTQLWRATGKTCVFVTHSIAEAVFLSTRIVVMSPRPGRILDIIDCSSLPHERKLDIRESPEFAAIAHRVREGLKEGHSYDD from the coding sequence GTGACCTCCGCCGATCCGCTCGATGCCCGGGAGACCACTGTTTCGCGGCGAGGCCCGGAACAGTCCGCCGCGTCCGTGGTGGTGGAGGCACGCAAGCTCTCACTGGTCTATCCCACTGCGGACAAGCCGGTCATGGCATTGAGCGAGGTGGATCTCTCCATCGCCAAGGGTGATTTCGTCTCGCTGATCGGCCCCAGCGGCTGCGGCAAGACCACGCTTTTGCGCGTTATCGCCGACCTAGAGCGCCCGACCTCCGGCCATATCGCCATCGAAGGCATGACGCCGGAACAGGCGCGGCTGAAGCGGCTCTATGGCTATGTTTTCCAGGCGCCGGCGCTCTATCCCTGGCGTACGGTGGAGCGCAACGTGATGCTGCCGCTGGAGATCATGGGGATCGCCGGTGCCGAGCGGCGGGCCCGCGCCCGCGAACAGCTGGAGCGGGTCGGCTTGGTCGGCTTCGAGCGCAAATTTCCCTGGCAGCTGTCCGGCGGCATGCAGCAGCGGGTGTCCATTGCCCGCGCGCTGGCTCTTCAGCCCGACCTGCTGCTGATGGACGAGCCGTTCGGCGCGCTCGACGAGATCACCCGCGACCACCTGAACCTGCATCTGACCCAACTGTGGCGGGCGACCGGCAAGACCTGTGTCTTCGTCACCCATTCGATCGCCGAGGCGGTGTTCCTCTCCACCCGCATCGTGGTGATGAGCCCGCGGCCCGGCCGCATCCTGGACATCATCGACTGCAGTTCCCTGCCGCATGAGCGCAAGTTGGACATCCGCGAATCGCCGGAATTCGCCGCCATCGCCCACCGCGTGCGCGAGGGGCTGAAGGAAGGGCACAGCTACGATGATTAG
- a CDS encoding ABC transporter permease: MISRGLPVTVMTLLLLAAWYIGAAWLNWPQAAEALTRANKPAGFADVLAQAYAMKRPILPTPDQVVAELWTSLTGYAPTSPRNLLFHAWVTAEAALAGLAMGLVLGILLAAGIVYTRTLEASLLPWVIASQTIPILAIAPMIVVILGNIGLTGLLPKAVICMYLCFFPITVGMVKGLRSADPLWLDLMRTYSASGMRAFWSLRLPASMPFLFASLKVSVAISVVGAIVGELPTGGQAGLGARLLSGSYYGQTVQIWAALIMASLLSVALIAVVRGLELVLLGRAGAR, from the coding sequence ATGATTAGCCGTGGGCTTCCGGTGACGGTGATGACGCTGCTGTTGCTGGCGGCCTGGTACATCGGGGCGGCGTGGCTGAACTGGCCGCAGGCGGCGGAAGCTCTGACGCGCGCCAACAAGCCGGCCGGCTTCGCAGATGTGCTGGCCCAGGCCTACGCGATGAAGCGGCCGATCCTGCCCACCCCCGATCAGGTGGTGGCGGAGCTGTGGACCTCCCTGACCGGCTACGCGCCGACCAGTCCGCGCAATCTGCTGTTCCACGCCTGGGTGACGGCGGAAGCGGCGCTGGCCGGTCTGGCGATGGGGCTGGTCCTGGGCATCCTGCTGGCGGCGGGCATCGTCTATACCCGCACGCTGGAGGCAAGCCTGCTGCCCTGGGTGATCGCGTCGCAGACCATCCCCATCCTGGCCATTGCGCCGATGATCGTCGTCATCCTCGGCAACATCGGGCTGACCGGGCTGCTGCCGAAGGCGGTGATCTGCATGTATCTCTGCTTCTTCCCGATCACGGTCGGCATGGTGAAGGGGCTGCGCTCCGCCGATCCGCTGTGGCTCGACCTGATGCGGACCTATTCGGCGAGCGGGATGCGCGCCTTCTGGTCGCTGCGGCTGCCGGCCTCCATGCCCTTCCTGTTCGCCAGCCTCAAGGTGTCGGTCGCCATCAGCGTGGTCGGCGCCATCGTGGGGGAGCTTCCGACCGGCGGGCAGGCCGGGCTGGGGGCGCGGCTGCTATCGGGCTCCTATTACGGCCAGACCGTGCAGATCTGGGCGGCGCTGATCATGGCCTCGCTGCTGTCGGTGGCGCTGATCGCAGTCGTACGCGGGCTGGAGCTGGTCCTGCTGGGCAGGGCGGGTGCGCGATGA
- a CDS encoding ABC transporter ATP-binding protein has protein sequence MSEPLLAVDGLQAWYGRAHILDGIALTVGRGEVVALMGRNGAGKTTTLKAIMGLVERRAATLRFDGRDIGTLPAHRIARLGVGYVPEDRRIFADLTVEENLEVGRQPPRPGAPAWTPEKLFALFPNLAEMRGRRGTRMSGGEQQMLTLARTLMGNPSLLLLDEPSEGLAPLIVKQMADAVRRLKAEGLSVLLSEQSLSFASAAADRACVIETGRLRWTGTMAELLADDGVRAAYLAV, from the coding sequence GTGAGCGAACCCCTGCTGGCGGTGGACGGACTCCAGGCCTGGTACGGCCGCGCCCACATCCTCGACGGCATCGCCCTGACCGTCGGACGGGGCGAGGTGGTGGCGCTGATGGGCCGCAACGGCGCGGGCAAAACCACCACGTTGAAGGCGATCATGGGGCTGGTCGAGCGGCGCGCGGCGACCTTGCGCTTCGATGGCCGGGATATCGGCACCCTGCCTGCCCACCGCATCGCCCGTCTCGGCGTCGGCTATGTGCCGGAGGACCGTCGCATCTTCGCCGATTTGACGGTGGAGGAGAATCTGGAGGTCGGACGCCAGCCGCCCCGCCCCGGCGCGCCGGCCTGGACGCCGGAGAAGCTGTTCGCCCTGTTCCCCAACCTCGCGGAGATGCGCGGACGGCGCGGCACCCGGATGAGCGGCGGCGAACAGCAGATGCTGACGCTGGCCCGCACGCTGATGGGCAACCCGTCGCTGCTGCTGCTGGACGAGCCGTCCGAAGGTCTGGCACCGCTGATCGTCAAGCAGATGGCCGACGCGGTCCGGCGCCTGAAGGCGGAGGGGCTGTCGGTGCTGCTGTCCGAACAGAGCCTGTCCTTCGCCTCGGCGGCCGCCGACCGCGCCTGCGTCATCGAAACCGGCCGCCTGCGTTGGACCGGCACGATGGCGGAGTTGCTGGCGGATGACGGGGTGAGGGCGGCCTATCTGGCTGTGTGA
- a CDS encoding ABC transporter permease: MPDSLNPTGVPPSPALGQPVRFRGGGFTVKRHPWAALAAFALLIAVWEGASRLGLASPLFLPPPSAVARALAGMVADGSLWLNLKASLARIAVGWVLGTAGGMLVGFAMGIFSTARAVGVPLVSAFFPIPKIALLPLFILWFGIGEPSKFATIGFGVFFPTVIATYSAIDSVPRNLIRMAQSFGLPWRSILRSIVLPGALPGILAGFRITASIALILVVAAEMIGAEYGIGAFVLMAGNLMQTDTLLAGVLVLSLLGLAIGTVLSQLERRLLNWR, translated from the coding sequence GTGCCTGACAGCCTGAACCCGACGGGCGTTCCGCCCAGCCCGGCCCTGGGCCAGCCCGTCCGCTTCCGCGGCGGCGGTTTTACCGTGAAGCGCCATCCCTGGGCGGCGCTGGCCGCCTTCGCCCTGCTGATCGCGGTTTGGGAAGGGGCGAGCCGCCTCGGCCTCGCCAGCCCGCTGTTCCTGCCGCCGCCGAGCGCCGTCGCCCGCGCGCTGGCCGGCATGGTGGCGGACGGATCGCTGTGGCTGAACCTGAAGGCGTCTCTGGCGCGCATCGCCGTCGGCTGGGTGCTGGGTACGGCGGGCGGCATGCTGGTCGGCTTCGCCATGGGCATTTTCTCCACCGCCCGCGCGGTCGGCGTGCCGCTGGTGTCGGCCTTCTTCCCGATCCCGAAGATCGCCCTCTTGCCGCTGTTCATCCTTTGGTTCGGCATCGGCGAGCCGTCGAAATTCGCCACCATCGGTTTCGGCGTCTTCTTCCCCACCGTGATCGCCACCTACAGCGCCATCGATTCGGTGCCGCGCAACCTGATCCGCATGGCGCAGAGCTTCGGCCTGCCCTGGCGGTCGATCCTTCGTTCCATCGTCCTGCCGGGTGCCTTGCCGGGCATTCTGGCCGGTTTCCGCATCACCGCGTCGATCGCGCTGATCCTGGTGGTGGCGGCGGAGATGATCGGGGCGGAGTACGGCATCGGTGCCTTCGTGCTGATGGCCGGCAATTTGATGCAGACCGACACGCTGCTGGCCGGCGTGCTGGTGCTGTCGCTGCTGGGGCTCGCCATTGGCACCGTGCTGTCGCAGCTCGAACGGCGTCTGCTGAACTGGCGCTGA
- a CDS encoding DUF3126 family protein — MSDTEIARVQMYLRKTLGNQKIVIEPPAKAGQSAEVTVDGEFFGTLNRDEDEGEVSYALNVVILEEDLPEPPAIPRR; from the coding sequence ATGTCCGACACCGAAATCGCCCGCGTGCAGATGTACCTGCGCAAGACGCTGGGCAATCAGAAGATCGTGATCGAGCCGCCGGCCAAGGCCGGCCAGTCGGCCGAGGTGACGGTGGATGGCGAGTTCTTCGGCACGCTGAACCGTGACGAGGACGAGGGCGAGGTCTCCTATGCCCTGAACGTCGTCATTCTGGAAGAGGATCTGCCGGAGCCGCCGGCCATCCCGCGCCGCTGA
- a CDS encoding ABC transporter substrate-binding protein, translated as MTLAGLTRRALIATAGAAFAAGTLMSAALAQPLEKATVGVLALSSSGPIFIAKAKGYFEKEGLDVELKMFTSAQQVPVAVTSGDVDFGVTGLTAGFYNLASKGAVTIIAAQSRDEPGFPLSAYLATNAAYDAGLKTPADLKGKRVAITTVGSTFHYMIGLLAQKHGFTVKDVTMVPLQDVPKMVAAFRGGQVDAIIAPSTVSRQLVADGAGKMLGWVGDETPWQLGALFTAPKTMKDRRPLAEKFVRAYKTALAEYHAAFNGKDASGALVKGPGYDELLTIIADATKQKPDIAAAGLPYVDPQARLLVDDIVNQVKFWQSEGQVDKALDPKSVMDLSIAGK; from the coding sequence ATGACCCTCGCAGGCCTCACCCGGCGCGCCCTGATCGCCACTGCCGGCGCCGCCTTCGCCGCCGGCACCCTGATGTCCGCCGCGCTGGCGCAGCCGCTGGAGAAGGCGACGGTCGGCGTGCTGGCGCTGTCCTCCTCCGGGCCGATCTTCATCGCCAAGGCCAAGGGCTATTTCGAGAAGGAAGGGCTGGACGTCGAGCTGAAGATGTTCACCTCGGCCCAGCAGGTGCCGGTCGCCGTGACCTCGGGCGATGTCGATTTCGGCGTGACCGGCCTGACCGCCGGCTTCTACAACCTCGCCTCCAAGGGCGCCGTTACCATCATCGCCGCACAGAGCCGCGATGAGCCGGGCTTCCCCTTGAGCGCCTATCTCGCGACCAACGCCGCCTATGACGCCGGGCTGAAGACGCCGGCCGACCTGAAGGGCAAGCGGGTCGCCATCACCACCGTCGGCTCGACCTTCCATTACATGATCGGGCTTCTGGCGCAGAAGCACGGCTTCACGGTCAAGGACGTCACCATGGTGCCGTTGCAGGACGTGCCGAAGATGGTCGCTGCCTTCCGGGGCGGGCAGGTTGACGCCATCATCGCGCCCTCCACCGTGTCGCGGCAGCTGGTGGCCGATGGCGCCGGCAAGATGCTGGGCTGGGTCGGCGACGAGACGCCCTGGCAGCTCGGCGCTCTGTTCACCGCGCCGAAGACGATGAAGGACCGCCGGCCGCTGGCGGAGAAGTTCGTCCGCGCCTACAAGACCGCGCTGGCCGAATATCACGCCGCCTTCAATGGCAAGGACGCCTCGGGCGCTCTGGTGAAGGGCCCCGGCTATGACGAGCTGCTGACTATCATCGCCGACGCGACCAAGCAGAAGCCGGACATCGCCGCCGCCGGCCTGCCCTATGTCGACCCGCAGGCCCGCCTGCTGGTGGACGACATCGTCAACCAGGTGAAGTTCTGGCAGTCGGAAGGTCAGGTCGACAAGGCGCTCGACCCGAAGTCGGTGATGGACCTTAGCATCGCCGGGAAGTGA
- a CDS encoding ABC transporter ATP-binding protein, protein MRLLVSDLTHRYEDLTVLDGIDLTLAEGEILAVIGPSGCGKSTLLGIAGGIVAPTSGSIRVEGEVPDGCLNPITFIFQDFALLPWRTVEDNIALVLEHHPLSSADRRERIDSGLRRMGLSEFRKALPKQLSGGMRQRVGIARALAVRPAMLLLDEPLSALDAQTRELLMDDFLELWRREKTTALYVTHNLDEALRLADRVCVLSRRPGRIRELVTIEEPRERRQEPSAQAHLAEVRDRLWHLMKAEAQMADREIARA, encoded by the coding sequence ATGAGGCTTCTCGTTTCCGATCTGACCCACCGCTATGAGGATCTGACCGTCCTGGACGGCATCGACCTGACGCTGGCGGAGGGCGAAATCCTGGCGGTGATCGGCCCCAGCGGCTGTGGGAAATCGACGCTGCTCGGCATCGCCGGCGGTATCGTCGCCCCGACCTCCGGCAGCATCCGGGTGGAGGGGGAGGTGCCGGACGGTTGCCTGAACCCGATCACCTTCATCTTCCAGGACTTCGCCCTGCTGCCCTGGCGCACGGTGGAGGACAACATCGCCCTGGTGCTGGAGCATCATCCGCTCTCATCCGCCGACCGGCGGGAGCGCATCGACAGCGGCCTGCGCCGCATGGGGCTGTCGGAGTTCCGCAAGGCCCTGCCCAAGCAGCTGTCCGGCGGCATGCGCCAGCGGGTGGGCATCGCCCGCGCGCTGGCGGTGCGTCCGGCCATGCTGCTGCTGGACGAGCCGCTGTCGGCGCTCGACGCCCAGACGCGCGAGCTGCTGATGGACGATTTCCTGGAGCTGTGGCGGCGGGAGAAGACCACCGCCCTCTATGTCACCCACAATCTGGACGAGGCGCTGCGGCTGGCCGACCGGGTTTGCGTGTTGAGCCGCCGCCCCGGCCGCATCCGCGAACTGGTCACCATCGAGGAACCGCGGGAGCGCCGGCAGGAGCCGTCGGCCCAGGCCCATCTGGCCGAAGTGCGCGACCGCCTGTGGCACCTGATGAAGGCCGAAGCCCAGATGGCCGACCGGGAGATCGCCCGTGCCTGA
- a CDS encoding ABC transporter permease: MSGLASDEATSPYRPSLRTAADWGLVAIALPVLSALALPLGVRDGASAGWLGGTMAPLFLIGVVLAVVAGASAPKRVWGAWAELAGVALAWLLPLHLLNEGLDLSAGWGLWLFLGAATLLLWRVMGVLAGVPGWTRSVVVPGLFGIGLLVGWEVLVRGFQVPAILLPPPSRIASALAAHAPVLWDDFRQTVLTSVLRGYAMGCGAGFLVAILADRVPFLARGLLPLGNLASAIPVVGIAPIMVMWFGFDWQSKAAVIVVMTFFPMLINTLAGLGNSERIQLDLMRSYAAGYGRTLVKLRLPNALPFLFNGLKINSTLALIGAIVAEFFGTPVVGMGFRISTEVARMNLDIVWATIAVAALTGSGLYGALALLERATTAWHPSMRQR; encoded by the coding sequence ATGAGCGGTTTGGCGAGCGATGAGGCGACGAGCCCCTACCGCCCCAGCCTGCGCACGGCCGCCGATTGGGGGCTGGTCGCCATCGCCCTGCCGGTGCTGTCCGCATTGGCCCTTCCGCTGGGTGTCCGGGATGGTGCGTCTGCCGGTTGGTTGGGCGGAACCATGGCGCCGCTGTTCCTGATCGGGGTGGTGCTGGCGGTTGTCGCCGGGGCATCGGCACCGAAGCGGGTGTGGGGCGCCTGGGCGGAGCTGGCCGGCGTCGCGCTGGCCTGGCTGCTGCCCCTGCATCTGCTGAACGAGGGGCTGGACCTGTCGGCCGGATGGGGGCTGTGGCTGTTCTTGGGCGCGGCGACGCTGCTGCTGTGGCGGGTGATGGGGGTGCTGGCCGGGGTGCCGGGCTGGACCCGCTCGGTCGTCGTGCCCGGCCTGTTCGGGATTGGTCTGCTGGTGGGGTGGGAGGTGCTGGTGCGCGGTTTCCAGGTGCCGGCCATCCTGCTGCCGCCGCCAAGCCGCATCGCGTCGGCTCTGGCCGCCCATGCGCCGGTGCTGTGGGACGATTTCCGCCAGACCGTGCTGACCTCGGTTCTGCGCGGCTATGCGATGGGTTGCGGTGCCGGGTTCCTGGTGGCAATCCTTGCCGACCGCGTGCCCTTTCTTGCCCGTGGATTGCTGCCGCTCGGCAATCTCGCCAGCGCCATCCCGGTGGTCGGCATCGCGCCGATCATGGTGATGTGGTTCGGCTTCGACTGGCAGTCGAAGGCGGCGGTCATCGTCGTCATGACCTTCTTCCCGATGCTGATCAACACACTGGCGGGGCTCGGCAATTCGGAGCGCATCCAGCTCGACCTGATGCGCAGCTATGCCGCCGGCTATGGCCGCACCCTGGTCAAGCTGCGACTGCCGAACGCGCTGCCCTTTCTGTTCAACGGTTTGAAGATCAACTCCACCCTGGCGCTGATCGGCGCCATCGTCGCCGAATTTTTCGGCACGCCTGTGGTCGGAATGGGTTTCCGCATCTCCACCGAGGTGGCGAGGATGAACCTGGACATCGTCTGGGCCACCATCGCGGTGGCGGCGCTGACCGGTTCCGGGCTGTATGGTGCGCTGGCGTTGCTGGAGCGGGCGACGACGGCCTGGCATCCGTCGATGCGGCAGCGGTAA